From Clostridia bacterium, one genomic window encodes:
- the fusA gene encoding elongation factor G, giving the protein MAREIALERTRNIGIMAHIDAGKTTTTERILFYTGRVHRIGEVDDGAATMDWMVQEQERGITITSAATTCHWRDHRINIIDTPGHVDFTVEVERSLRVLDGAIGVFCAVGGVEPQSETVWHQADKYHIPRIAFVNKMDRLGADFYRVLKEIEDRLGANPVAIQLPVGAEDSFSGIIDLINSCFLVWEDEAGTIYHQEPIPADMEEKARQYRDKMLEALAEIDDQIMIKYLDGETVTPEEIRQALRRGTLSGAVVPVLCGSAFRNRGVQPLLDAVVDYLPSPIDIPAVEGVNPDTGEEEKRLADDGAPFSALAFKVMTDPYVGRLTFFRIYSGTLKAGSYVLNANTGKKERIGRILRMHANHREETLEMYAGDIGAAVGLKNTFTGDTLCSEDHPIRLESISFPEPVISVAIEPQTKADQEKLIISLQKLAEEDPTFRTYTDQETGQTLISGMGELHLEIIVDRLLREFHVDARVGRPQVAYKETITRRAKAEGRYIRQTGGRGQYGHVWLEIEPLERGQGYEFVDRIVGGVVPKEFIPAVDAGVREAMENGVLAGYPTVDVRVSLVDGSYHEVDSSEIAFKIAGAQAFKRAVEQAGPVLLEPVMKAEVVVPEEYLGDVLGDLTSRRGQIEGMEQRGNVQVIRGYVPLATMFGYATDLRSRTQGRGTYVMQFDHYGEVPKSIADGIVAKRQGKIELQA; this is encoded by the coding sequence ATGGCCAGAGAAATTGCCCTGGAGAGGACGCGCAATATCGGCATCATGGCTCATATCGATGCTGGCAAAACCACCACAACCGAAAGGATCCTATTCTATACCGGCAGAGTTCACCGCATCGGCGAGGTCGATGACGGCGCGGCTACCATGGATTGGATGGTCCAGGAGCAGGAACGGGGTATTACTATTACCTCCGCGGCTACTACTTGTCACTGGCGCGATCACCGTATCAATATCATTGACACGCCCGGACACGTGGACTTTACAGTAGAGGTAGAGCGCTCGCTGCGGGTACTGGACGGGGCTATTGGCGTCTTTTGCGCTGTGGGAGGGGTTGAGCCCCAATCAGAAACCGTCTGGCACCAGGCCGATAAGTACCACATCCCGCGGATAGCCTTTGTAAACAAGATGGATCGCCTGGGCGCCGATTTCTACCGGGTACTGAAGGAAATTGAAGATCGGCTGGGGGCCAACCCGGTGGCTATCCAGTTGCCGGTGGGGGCTGAGGATAGTTTTTCGGGCATTATTGACCTTATCAATAGTTGCTTCCTAGTATGGGAGGATGAGGCTGGTACCATTTATCACCAGGAGCCCATCCCGGCTGATATGGAAGAAAAGGCCCGGCAATACCGGGATAAGATGCTGGAGGCCTTGGCGGAGATTGATGACCAGATCATGATCAAGTATCTGGACGGGGAAACCGTGACTCCGGAAGAAATCCGGCAAGCTTTGCGGCGTGGCACCTTGTCCGGAGCCGTCGTCCCGGTGCTATGCGGTTCCGCCTTCAGGAACCGCGGCGTGCAGCCGCTTTTGGATGCGGTGGTGGATTATTTGCCTTCCCCCATCGATATTCCGGCAGTGGAGGGTGTAAATCCGGACACAGGTGAGGAAGAAAAGCGCTTAGCCGATGATGGAGCTCCTTTCTCTGCCTTGGCGTTCAAGGTTATGACCGATCCTTATGTGGGCCGCCTTACCTTCTTTAGGATTTATTCTGGAACCCTAAAAGCGGGTTCCTATGTTTTGAATGCCAATACTGGCAAGAAGGAGCGCATCGGCCGGATCCTGCGCATGCATGCCAACCATCGGGAAGAAACCCTGGAGATGTATGCCGGCGACATCGGAGCGGCGGTGGGCCTTAAAAATACCTTTACCGGCGACACTCTGTGCTCCGAGGACCACCCCATAAGGCTTGAGTCCATCAGCTTCCCGGAGCCGGTGATCTCGGTGGCCATTGAGCCTCAGACCAAGGCTGACCAGGAGAAGCTAATCATTTCCTTGCAGAAGCTGGCGGAGGAGGATCCTACCTTCCGCACCTACACCGACCAGGAGACGGGGCAGACCCTGATCTCCGGCATGGGAGAGCTACACCTAGAAATAATTGTTGACCGCTTATTGCGGGAGTTCCATGTGGATGCCAGAGTGGGCCGGCCGCAGGTGGCTTACAAGGAGACCATTACCCGGCGGGCTAAAGCCGAGGGGCGTTATATCCGGCAGACCGGAGGCCGCGGCCAGTACGGCCATGTTTGGTTAGAAATTGAGCCCTTGGAGCGCGGCCAAGGGTATGAATTCGTGGACCGCATTGTGGGCGGGGTTGTGCCCAAGGAGTTTATCCCGGCTGTAGACGCCGGGGTACGGGAAGCCATGGAAAACGGAGTCTTGGCTGGCTATCCCACGGTAGATGTGCGGGTTAGCTTGGTCGATGGCTCTTACCATGAGGTAGATTCATCGGAAATTGCCTTTAAGATTGCTGGCGCCCAAGCTTTCAAGCGAGCGGTGGAACAAGCAGGGCCGGTACTGCTAGAGCCGGTGATGAAGGCGGAGGTGGTGGTTCCCGAGGAGTATCTAGGCGATGTGCTGGGAGATCTAACTTCGCGGCGAGGGCAAATTGAAGGGATGGAACAGCGAGGCAATGTTCAGGTGATCCGAGGTTATGTTCCGTTGGCTACCATGTTTGGGTATGCCACCGACTTGCGCTCGCGAACCCAAGGTCGGGGCACCTACGTAATGCAGTTTGACCATTATGGGGAAGTTCCCAAATCCATTGCTGACGGTATTGTGGCCAAAAGGCAAGGCAAGATAGAGTTGCAAGCCTAA
- the rpsG gene encoding 30S ribosomal protein S7 — MPRRGRAPRREVPPDVVYNSVPVAKLINKVMLHGKKRLAESICYGAFDIVAEKTGKPPLEVLEQALKNTMPLLEVKARRVGGANYQVPVEVRPERRQSLAIRWLVEYARQRSGKSMEEKLAAELIDAANNTGGAVKKKEDTHRMAEANKAFAHYRW; from the coding sequence ATGCCACGGCGAGGAAGGGCACCAAGGCGCGAGGTGCCGCCTGATGTAGTCTACAATAGTGTACCCGTAGCCAAGCTAATCAATAAAGTCATGCTACATGGTAAGAAGCGGCTAGCTGAGTCGATCTGCTATGGGGCCTTCGACATTGTGGCCGAGAAGACTGGCAAGCCGCCTCTGGAGGTACTGGAGCAGGCCCTAAAGAACACCATGCCGCTCCTAGAAGTCAAGGCGCGCCGGGTAGGTGGCGCCAACTATCAGGTGCCGGTGGAAGTGAGACCTGAGCGCCGCCAATCCCTAGCCATCCGGTGGCTGGTAGAGTATGCGCGGCAGCGTTCCGGAAAAAGCATGGAGGAAAAGCTGGCTGCCGAGCTTATTGATGCAGCCAACAACACCGGAGGGGCAGTAAAGAAAAAGGAAGACACCCACCGCATGGCAGAAGCCAACAAGGCCTTTGCCCATTACCGCTGGTAA
- a CDS encoding 30S ribosomal protein S12, producing MPTIHQLVKQGREKVTKKSSAPALRESPQKRGVCTRVYTTTPKKPNSALRKVARVRLTNGIEVTAYIPGIGHNLQEHSVVLIRGGRVKDLPGVRYHIVRGTLDATGVANRNQGRSKYGAKKPKKAAR from the coding sequence GTGCCTACTATTCATCAGTTGGTAAAGCAAGGGCGGGAAAAGGTAACCAAGAAATCGTCGGCTCCGGCTCTGCGGGAGTCGCCGCAAAAGCGGGGCGTGTGCACTAGAGTTTACACCACTACCCCGAAAAAGCCCAATTCGGCCTTGCGCAAGGTAGCGCGGGTGCGGTTGACCAACGGCATCGAAGTGACCGCCTACATTCCCGGCATCGGCCACAACCTGCAGGAGCACTCGGTGGTGCTGATCCGGGGAGGCCGGGTTAAGGACCTTCCAGGGGTACGTTACCATATCGTGCGGGGAACCCTGGATGCTACCGGGGTAGCCAATCGCAACCAAGGGCGTTCCAAGTATGGAGCCAAGAAGCCCAAGAAGGCTGCGCGTTAA
- a CDS encoding ribosomal L7Ae/L30e/S12e/Gadd45 family protein, with protein sequence MVLEDLRKAKRRSVGTRETTKAVQKGLARAVFVARNAEPHVTEPLLRLCQEKAVEVVMVDDMEELGAACGIDVGSASAAILRD encoded by the coding sequence ATGGTTCTGGAGGACCTGAGGAAGGCTAAGCGCAGGAGCGTTGGTACCCGGGAGACCACTAAAGCAGTGCAGAAGGGCCTAGCCCGGGCAGTCTTCGTGGCTCGCAACGCCGAGCCTCATGTGACGGAGCCATTATTGAGGTTATGCCAGGAAAAGGCAGTAGAAGTAGTGATGGTAGATGATATGGAAGAACTAGGGGCGGCCTGCGGCATTGACGTAGGCTCGGCCTCGGCGGCAATATTGAGAGATTAA
- the rpoC gene encoding DNA-directed RNA polymerase subunit beta', giving the protein MLDVSNFDRLRIGLASPEQIRAWSSGEVKKPETINYRTLKPEREGLFCEKIFGPTKDWECHCGKYKRVRYKGVVCDRCGVEVTRAKVRRERMGHIELAAPVSHIWYFKGIPSRMGLILDLSPRALEKVLYFVSYIVLDPGDTPLVKKQLLTETEYREYRERYGNRFQAGMGAEAIKQLLQEIDLDKLSQELRREAKESSGQRRVRAVRRLEVVEAFRQSGNRPEWMILDVIPVIPPELRPMVQLDGGRFATSDLNDLYRRVINRNNRLKRLLDLGAPDIIVRNEKRMLQEAVDALIDNGRRGRPVTGPGNRPLKSLSDMLKGKQGRFRQNLLGKRVDYSGRSVIVVGPTLKMHQCGLPKEMALELFKPFVMKRLVDKGYAHNIKSAKRMVERVKDEVWDVLEEVIKEHPVLLNRAPTLHRLGIQAFEPILVEGRAIQIHPLVCTAYNADFDGDQMAVHVPLSAEAQAEARLLMLSTGNILNPKDGRPVVTPTQDMVLGVYYLTAVRRGAKGEGRIFASYEEALAAYREKVVDLHALIKVRLDGKMVETSVGRLIFNFEVPIPKELGFINHEVGKKDLGHLVDQCYRCLGASGTAKVLDGIKKVGYDFATKAGVTIGIGDLIVPTEKDEIIRETEAKVEQIEDQYRRGLISEDERYERIIEDWNQATEKVTDQLMSGLDQFNPVFMMANSGARGNVQQIRQLAGMRGLMADPAGRIIDLPIRSNFREGLTVLEYFISTHGARKGLADTALRTADSGYLTRRLVDVSQDTIVREQDCHATDGIEVEEIREGDQVIEGLAERIIGRYALEDVRHPETGEVLVAADNEIDEDAAARIVESGIKKVKIRSVLTCRTRYGVCAKCYGRNLATGSPVEIGEAVGIIAAQSIGEPGTQLTMRTFHTGGVAGEDITQGLPRVEELFEARKPKGFCILSEVSGTVKIGEARGRREIQVVTDDGLYESYVIPHGSRVRVEDGQRVEAGDPLTEGPINPHDLLKIKGPKAVQTYLLREVQQVYRMQGVDINDKHIEIIIRQMLRKVKVDNPGDTGLLPGGILDSFEFEEENRRVMEQGGEPATARPVLLGITRASLATDSFLSAASFQETTRVLTDAAIKGKTDLLLGLKENVIIGKLIPAGTGMSRYRSLKPVLVDGEAKVAKAEGAEGEAEERVLPAGEAVEQAPAPAPAPA; this is encoded by the coding sequence GTGCTAGACGTAAGTAACTTCGACCGCTTGCGGATAGGTTTGGCCTCTCCGGAGCAGATCCGGGCTTGGTCCAGCGGTGAAGTGAAAAAACCAGAGACCATAAACTACCGGACCTTAAAGCCCGAGCGGGAAGGATTGTTTTGTGAGAAAATCTTTGGTCCCACCAAGGACTGGGAATGCCACTGCGGCAAATACAAGCGGGTACGCTACAAGGGTGTAGTCTGCGATCGCTGCGGGGTTGAGGTCACGCGAGCTAAAGTCCGGCGCGAACGCATGGGGCATATAGAGCTGGCGGCCCCGGTTTCCCATATTTGGTATTTTAAGGGCATTCCTAGCCGTATGGGCCTGATCCTGGATCTGTCCCCTCGGGCCTTGGAGAAGGTGCTGTACTTTGTTTCCTATATAGTATTGGATCCGGGCGATACGCCTTTGGTGAAAAAACAGCTGTTGACGGAAACCGAATACCGGGAATACCGCGAGCGCTACGGCAACCGTTTCCAAGCTGGCATGGGAGCCGAAGCCATTAAGCAATTGCTCCAGGAAATTGACCTGGATAAGCTCAGCCAGGAGCTCAGGCGTGAGGCCAAAGAATCCAGTGGCCAGAGGCGGGTGCGGGCGGTCCGTCGGCTGGAGGTGGTAGAGGCATTTAGGCAGTCGGGCAACCGGCCAGAGTGGATGATCCTGGATGTCATCCCGGTTATTCCCCCGGAACTGCGGCCCATGGTACAGCTGGACGGCGGCCGCTTTGCCACTTCTGATCTAAACGACCTGTATCGCCGAGTCATCAACCGCAACAACCGTCTGAAGAGACTCTTGGATCTGGGCGCTCCCGACATTATTGTCCGCAATGAAAAGCGGATGCTCCAGGAAGCGGTGGACGCTCTGATCGACAATGGACGTCGGGGCCGGCCGGTTACCGGGCCTGGAAATCGCCCCCTCAAGTCCTTGAGCGATATGCTTAAAGGCAAACAGGGCCGGTTCCGCCAAAACCTGCTGGGCAAGCGAGTTGATTACTCGGGCCGCTCGGTTATCGTGGTAGGCCCAACCCTAAAGATGCATCAGTGCGGGCTGCCCAAGGAGATGGCGCTGGAGCTGTTCAAGCCCTTCGTCATGAAGCGCTTGGTCGACAAGGGGTATGCCCACAACATCAAAAGCGCCAAGCGGATGGTCGAGAGGGTCAAAGATGAAGTATGGGATGTGCTGGAGGAAGTAATCAAGGAGCATCCGGTATTGCTCAACCGAGCTCCTACCCTGCATAGGCTGGGCATTCAGGCCTTTGAGCCCATCCTGGTGGAGGGAAGGGCGATCCAGATCCATCCCCTGGTATGTACGGCTTATAACGCTGACTTTGACGGCGATCAGATGGCGGTGCACGTACCCCTTTCTGCTGAAGCCCAGGCTGAAGCCAGGTTGTTGATGCTCTCCACTGGAAATATCCTGAACCCCAAGGACGGGCGCCCGGTGGTCACCCCCACCCAGGATATGGTACTGGGAGTTTACTACCTTACTGCTGTACGGCGGGGAGCTAAGGGCGAAGGTCGCATCTTTGCCAGCTATGAGGAGGCTTTAGCAGCCTATCGGGAGAAAGTGGTGGACCTACACGCCCTGATTAAAGTGCGGCTGGATGGCAAGATGGTGGAGACCAGCGTTGGCCGCCTGATCTTCAATTTTGAAGTTCCCATTCCCAAAGAGCTAGGGTTTATCAATCACGAGGTAGGGAAAAAGGACTTAGGTCACCTGGTTGACCAGTGCTATCGCTGCCTGGGGGCTTCGGGCACTGCCAAGGTGCTGGACGGCATCAAAAAGGTGGGCTATGACTTTGCTACTAAAGCCGGGGTCACCATTGGCATAGGCGATCTTATTGTCCCCACCGAGAAGGACGAGATCATTCGCGAGACTGAGGCTAAGGTGGAGCAAATCGAAGATCAGTACCGCCGCGGGTTGATCTCCGAGGACGAGCGCTATGAACGCATCATCGAGGATTGGAACCAGGCCACCGAGAAAGTGACAGATCAGCTCATGTCGGGCCTGGACCAGTTTAACCCGGTATTCATGATGGCCAACTCGGGAGCCCGAGGCAACGTCCAGCAGATCCGCCAGCTGGCTGGCATGCGGGGATTGATGGCCGACCCAGCGGGCCGGATCATTGACCTGCCCATCCGTTCCAACTTCCGAGAAGGACTTACGGTTCTAGAGTACTTCATTTCCACCCACGGGGCCCGCAAAGGCTTGGCGGATACCGCTCTGCGGACGGCTGACTCAGGCTACCTCACCCGGCGGCTGGTGGACGTCTCTCAGGATACTATTGTTCGCGAGCAAGATTGCCATGCCACCGACGGCATTGAAGTGGAGGAAATTCGTGAGGGCGACCAAGTCATTGAAGGGTTAGCGGAACGCATCATCGGCAGGTATGCCCTGGAGGATGTGCGCCACCCGGAGACCGGCGAGGTTTTGGTAGCCGCCGATAACGAGATCGATGAGGATGCGGCAGCCCGGATCGTTGAGTCGGGTATTAAGAAGGTAAAGATCCGTTCGGTTCTTACCTGCCGGACTCGCTATGGAGTTTGTGCCAAGTGCTACGGCCGCAACTTGGCCACCGGCAGCCCGGTGGAGATCGGGGAGGCAGTGGGCATCATTGCTGCCCAGTCCATTGGCGAGCCAGGCACCCAGCTGACCATGCGTACCTTCCACACCGGCGGCGTGGCCGGGGAAGATATCACCCAGGGCCTGCCTCGGGTGGAGGAGCTGTTTGAAGCTCGAAAGCCCAAGGGATTTTGTATCCTCAGCGAGGTTTCCGGGACGGTAAAGATAGGCGAGGCCCGCGGGCGGCGGGAGATCCAAGTGGTGACCGATGATGGGTTGTACGAGAGCTATGTCATTCCCCATGGGTCCCGGGTGAGAGTAGAGGACGGCCAGCGGGTGGAGGCGGGCGATCCCCTCACCGAAGGGCCAATTAACCCCCATGATCTTTTAAAGATCAAGGGGCCTAAGGCGGTACAGACCTACCTCTTACGGGAAGTGCAGCAGGTTTACCGTATGCAGGGAGTGGATATTAACGACAAGCACATCGAGATTATCATTCGCCAAATGCTGCGCAAGGTAAAAGTAGATAACCCTGGTGATACCGGGCTTTTGCCCGGGGGTATACTGGACAGCTTTGAGTTTGAAGAGGAAAACCGGCGGGTGATGGAACAAGGAGGGGAGCCGGCCACCGCCCGGCCGGTGCTCCTGGGGATCACCCGGGCTTCCCTGGCTACCGATTCCTTCTTATCGGCAGCTTCCTTCCAGGAAACTACCCGGGTGCTTACCGATGCTGCCATTAAGGGCAAGACGGATCTGCTGCTCGGGCTAAAGGAAAACGTAATCATCGGCAAGCTTATTCCAGCCGGCACCGGCATGAGCCGCTACCGCAGCCTAAAGCCGGTACTGGTAGACGGGGAAGCCAAGGTGGCCAAGGCTGAGGGGGCAGAGGGCGAGGCCGAAGAGCGGGTACTGCCGGCCGGCGAGGCGGTCGAACAGGCACCGGCGCCTGCTCCCGCCCCGGCATAG